A stretch of DNA from Juglans microcarpa x Juglans regia isolate MS1-56 chromosome 5D, Jm3101_v1.0, whole genome shotgun sequence:
TATGGGGCACTCATCGTTACTCCAAGACTCGGCCCTACTTTGTTCCCATTTCGAAAGCCATACCAAGACGTTTCCATTCTCTtgggtttgtaattttttacttatttaattaattgtgcattaatttgaaagatatttgattaattttgaaagtgtaatatttatatatatatagcattaattAAGTTATGTATggagatttataaattaattatataatttgattaatttgcAGGTGAGTGGTGGAATGCAAATGTCGTTGACGTGGAGAACCAAGGCCTAGCCCTCGGTGCTCCTCCCAACATTTCTGATGCTTACACAATCAACGGACAGCCCGGTGATCTCTACTCATGCTCTAAAGAAAGTATGTGTTGGGTGGATCAATAATCGAATAATTTGcaaataaattcttttaaatatatattaaaagttaataATCTAACAATTAAGGacataaacaaattaatattaaggtTGTTCTTCATCATGTGCATCTTATTAGATACATATAAGCTGACGGTAGTCGAAGGGAAGACTTACATGTTACGGATCATCAATGCTGCACTCAATAACCAGATGTTCTTCAAGATAGCCAATCATACGATGGAAGTTGTCGCCATCGACGCCTCCTACACCATGCCCTATGTCACCGACGTTGTGGTCCTTGCACCCGGACAAACCACCGACGTCCTCCTCGTCGCTAACCAAACCGTGGGGTCTTATTACATGGCTGCAAGTCCTTATATTAGCGTTCAAGGCATATCAATACCGTTTGTTGAAACCGCCACGACAGGCATCCTCGTCTACGAGGATGCCACGTCAGCTACTCCCCTGATGCCTGACCTTCCGGCGTTCGACGACACAACCACTGCCCACAAGTTCTACAGCAATCTTACTGGCCTTGTAAGTTGGCCCACATGGGTCTCTGTGCCAAAAGAGGTGGGGGTGGAGATGTTCATGACATTTGGATTGAATCTTGCACCGTGCGGCGGCGGCGACACTTGTGCAGGTCCATTTGGGCAGCGAATTTCTGCGAGTATGAACAACGAATCGTTTGAACTTCCTAGCAGATTATCTATGTTGGAAGCTTTCTTTAATAAGGTTGGTGGGATCTACACCACTGATTTTCCCAGCAAGCCTCCGGTGGTGTTTAACTACACCGACCCCAGTATCAGCTTTGATCAATCACTGCTATTTGCTCCAAAATCAACCAAAGTCAAGAAATTGAAGTACAATTCAGTAGTGCAGATTGTTCTGCAGAACACGGCTCTTATAGCAAGGGAGAATCATCCTATACACCTTCACGGTTTTAACTTTCATGTGTTGGCACAAGGTTTTGGAAATTATGACCCAGTAAATGATCGCAAAAAGTTCAACCTTTTCAATCCCCAAATACGTAATACTATCGCGGTGCCCACTGGAGGTTGGGCTGTTATTAGATTCAAAGCAAATAATCCAGGTAATAATTACatgcattaatatttataaagctataattattattattttttaaatatggctatctatctatatatatatatatattaatgtgcttctttttctttttttattttattttattaatgtgcttctttaaaagatataaatatatatatatatatatattatgaaagaTATATTTAACAATTAATGCATGCACGCAGGTATCTGGATGGCACATTGCCATCTGGACGTGCATTTGCCATGGGGCTTGGGCATGGCGTTCGAGGTTGAGAATGGGCCTACACTGCCTTCGAGGCTGCCTCAACCACCTGTCGATCTACCCCAATGTTAAGAAATTGTTTCCTGTGTCACTCTAATTTGTTGTCATCTTCTTATATGTGTACtgctctcatatatatattctgatcAATCTGTAAATTGGGTCtcaaatttcattctttcataTAGCTTTCTCTTCAAAAAggacaagaaaaatataactcCATGAAAAACGCTAACCAAGTTGTAATGATATAATTGAATGGAGAATCAAGCAAATTAAAGAGCGTGCTGTGTGTCCTTTTCAGTAGTGGATGTGGCGAGAAATGAGACTTGTGTGGAGCCTTCGTTTGgtaactaaaatcatctcaatttatcattacaactttttcaaatttcaacacaaaatataataaacaattcaactttttcaaatttcaaataataacattattaaaaaataatattttaataatattttatcgtctcaactcaactcagttcagcaTCCAAATGCAGTCTGCGCACTCGCTGGAGCctttttcttgtttgtaatttgttttcatttgcATATATATCATCTTCTGCCATAATAGCAACGCACTcaaacttttaacaaaaataaatatatcagcTAACCGTTTCATTTTCATGTGGCAACGGTTTTGCAAAGATTATTCAAGATGGTTGTCTATATCATTTATCTTTACTCAAAActttgttattcatcatcttcacacatTATAGTACATCacaattattagttttttatttttcttaaactaattgaatttttttactcaacaTTCATACAACACgcatttgataaaagaaaaaagattaaaaattaaaaaattatgtgtagtgtgtagtgtgagaatgatgaataaaatttttttcactAAAAGTATTGCCCTTGAATGTGTTTGCAGGTaatctttaattatatatgtttacaGGTACGCGGCCCTCTTTCGATTGTAACAAAAAGAGAGGGGAGttgttttactttttgtttctttttatatttttaataagccggtagattatataaaataagtacAAGCTAGTTGTTGATCAAATGCTAGTCTAAGATAATATTAATTCTTGATTCCATTAATTTCAATCTAATAGATCCTAATAGTAATTAAAAGACTCTTGGTCTAATTAGTAACGATTTTCTCCACTAATAATTAAGATGGAGTGAATTAATTAgagcaagctagctagctacataGGAAACCCTGAAACCAATTAAGCAGTAGTACAATTGACAAAGCTGGCTAATCAATTTGGTTTATTTGGACAAGGTCATCATGATCACGTTTACCATgtaattaacaaattaataggTAGTTCTGGAGACTTAAAACTATCCACCTCGGACATGATTGTTCGTGAAATTAATGGCGGAAAATACTAAAAAGCTTATGGATGTTGCTGAGGAGATGGTGAAATATTTCAGTCT
This window harbors:
- the LOC121265606 gene encoding laccase-7-like, which codes for MGARFQFFLACALALLASSIISAAVMEHTFHVQSLTVQRLCREQVITAVNGSLPGPEIRVQDGDDLVVHVVNKSPYNITIHWHGVFQLLSAWADGPAYVTQCPIRPGQTYAYKFKITRQEGTLWWHAHVSWLRATVYGALIVTPRLGPTLFPFRKPYQDVSILLGEWWNANVVDVENQGLALGAPPNISDAYTINGQPGDLYSCSKENTYKLTVVEGKTYMLRIINAALNNQMFFKIANHTMEVVAIDASYTMPYVTDVVVLAPGQTTDVLLVANQTVGSYYMAASPYISVQGISIPFVETATTGILVYEDATSATPLMPDLPAFDDTTTAHKFYSNLTGLVSWPTWVSVPKEVGVEMFMTFGLNLAPCGGGDTCAGPFGQRISASMNNESFELPSRLSMLEAFFNKVGGIYTTDFPSKPPVVFNYTDPSISFDQSLLFAPKSTKVKKLKYNSVVQIVLQNTALIARENHPIHLHGFNFHVLAQGFGNYDPVNDRKKFNLFNPQIRNTIAVPTGGWAVIRFKANNPGIWMAHCHLDVHLPWGLGMAFEVENGPTLPSRLPQPPVDLPQC